Genomic segment of Clostridia bacterium:
CATTACACCCTGCCCCAGGTCCGGCTCCTGGGCCAAGGGGATTTTCTGGTTGACCTCCAGAATGAAGAGAAACTATTCCGTTTAATGCTCTTTATCACTTTTAGAATCGACGAAACAGAGATAAACGGCGCTATTATCATGGACATGACCATCAATTCCTTGCACGAATTGATTAATACTCTGGACAAAATGGAAGTTGGTCTGTATGAATGAAAATATCTTTGCGGACATTCTGAACGAAGTGAATGAAGGAATCTTTATTCTGGATGAGTCATTCCAAATCCTGTTTTGGAATGACTATATGGAACAGCTGACGGGAATCTCCAGGCATGAAGCATTACACCGGAATGCCTTTGCAGTACTGCCCAGCTTGAACCGGAATTATTTTGTCGCTTCCTTGCACAAGGCCTTGGAACAGGATTACAAGCCTTTCTTTTCAGCGGCGATGCACCGGGGATTGATCACCGCCACGGCGGAGCTGAACGTCAGGGTAAGCTCCTATAAAAGCGATGAGGTAAAACTGCTCATTGTGGAATGCATTGACGTTACCAGCCAGTACCTGCGGGTGAACCAGTTGAAAGAGTACGTGAAGAAGTTAGAAGATTTGAATAAAGAGCTGCGGGAAAAAGAAAGGGAAATCGCCAGGCTGGCTTTTT
This window contains:
- a CDS encoding chemotaxis protein CheC — protein: HYTLPQVRLLGQGDFLVDLQNEEKLFRLMLFITFRIDETEINGAIIMDMTINSLHELINTLDKMEVGLYE